A genomic segment from Polyangium mundeleinium encodes:
- a CDS encoding ABC transporter ATP-binding protein has translation MRGPVMKIEDIAVRYGDCWSIRSATITLEPGVIHAILGENGAGKSTLLKAAAGFAPRVAGTVRIEDGAAAIGMVHQHFMLVSAFTALENLVLGSEPTGSFGRLDLAKARREAEALMEKTGLRVNLDARTSDLAVGERQRLEILRVLYRGARAILLDEPTAVLSPLEAEELYTTLGALAEGGATIAVVTHRMDEVIRFAGHVTIMRRGRTVLSRPIAADERDHPKRLEDELTRAIMGGEPPPEASPPALAEDAEIAFSIEDLVLVDATGKRVLDGLNLAVKKGEIVGIAGIEGNGQRELVRAVAGLEPGVAGSIVLGGARLPAVRTTEDLRKRRRAIAVVHEDRHADGLMLDASVGDNLVLGELGQIDGPSAEAALIKHRIDRFGVNPPDAARRAGELSGGNQQKVVVGRALDRIEASPERALVVLGQPTRGVDVGAAATIHGAIVTAAEKGLAVLVVSADLGELRRLSHRILVLHRGRIVTELPPTSSDDVIGRAMLGMEDA, from the coding sequence ATGCGCGGCCCCGTGATGAAGATCGAAGACATCGCCGTTCGTTACGGCGATTGCTGGTCCATCCGGTCGGCCACGATCACCCTCGAACCCGGCGTGATCCACGCGATCCTGGGAGAAAACGGCGCCGGCAAGTCGACGCTGCTCAAAGCGGCGGCGGGGTTCGCCCCGCGCGTGGCGGGCACGGTGCGGATCGAGGACGGCGCGGCAGCCATTGGGATGGTGCACCAGCACTTCATGCTGGTTTCGGCGTTCACGGCGCTGGAGAACCTCGTCCTCGGCAGCGAACCCACGGGCTCGTTCGGACGCCTCGACCTCGCGAAGGCGCGGCGCGAGGCCGAGGCGCTCATGGAAAAGACGGGCCTTCGGGTGAACCTCGACGCGCGCACCTCGGATCTCGCGGTGGGCGAGCGGCAGCGGCTGGAGATCCTGCGCGTGCTCTACCGCGGCGCCCGCGCGATCTTGCTCGACGAGCCGACCGCGGTGCTCTCGCCGCTCGAAGCGGAGGAGCTCTACACGACGCTCGGCGCGCTCGCCGAGGGAGGCGCGACGATCGCCGTCGTCACGCACCGCATGGACGAGGTCATCCGGTTCGCCGGCCACGTCACGATCATGCGGCGCGGCAGGACCGTGCTTTCGCGGCCGATCGCAGCGGACGAGCGTGACCATCCGAAGCGGCTCGAGGACGAGCTCACGCGGGCGATCATGGGTGGAGAGCCGCCGCCCGAGGCGAGCCCGCCCGCGCTCGCGGAGGACGCCGAGATCGCGTTCTCGATCGAGGATCTCGTGCTCGTCGACGCCACGGGCAAACGCGTGCTCGACGGCCTCAACCTCGCCGTGAAGAAGGGCGAGATCGTGGGCATCGCGGGCATCGAGGGCAACGGGCAGCGCGAGCTCGTGCGTGCTGTCGCGGGGCTCGAACCCGGCGTGGCCGGATCGATCGTCCTCGGCGGCGCGCGCCTGCCCGCCGTGAGGACCACGGAGGATCTGCGCAAGCGACGCCGCGCGATCGCCGTGGTCCACGAGGATCGCCACGCCGACGGGCTCATGCTCGATGCGTCCGTGGGCGACAACCTCGTGCTCGGCGAGCTCGGTCAGATCGACGGGCCCAGCGCGGAAGCCGCGTTGATCAAGCATCGTATCGATCGCTTCGGCGTGAACCCGCCCGACGCGGCGAGGCGCGCGGGCGAGCTGTCCGGCGGCAACCAGCAGAAGGTCGTCGTGGGACGCGCGCTCGATCGCATCGAAGCGAGCCCCGAGCGCGCGCTCGTCGTGCTCGGACAACCGACCCGCGGCGTCGACGTCGGGGCGGCGGCGACGATCCACGGCGCCATCGTCACGGCCGCGGAAAAGGGCCTCGCCGTGCTCGTGGTGAGCGCGGACCTCGGCGAGCTCAGGCGCCTCTCGCACCGCATCCTCGTCCTGCACCGCGGCCGTATCGTGACGGAACTCCCGCCCACGTCCTCCGACGACGTCATCGGCCGGGCCATGCTCGGCATGGAGGACGCGTGA